AATAGCAATTTTCATATACTAATTGCCCATTTCGCTAAGAAATTTCATTTTGACTAACTTAATTTCCCACTCTTCTATATCATCTGCTAAGTGTTTTTGAGCTTCCTCTATGCTATCAGTTTGGGACTTCATGAAGTAGTCCATGATTTCTTGTATTTTATCTTGGTCAACCTTTTCTTTGATGTAGTAGTCCAGGTTAAGGCGGGTACCTGAATTGATAATTTGTTCAATGTCATCCAACACTTCTTCATAAGTGAGAGATTTAAGTCTAGCTATATCTTCAAGAGGTATTTTGCGGTCAATTTGTTGTATAATGAAGAGTTTATTGGAGGTTTTAGTTGGGGGATTAGTGCGAATTATGATTTCTTCTTCATCTTTTTCAATAGCATTTTCTTTGACATACTTTTTAATCAGTTCTAAGAAGGGTCTGCCGAATTTTTCAAACTTGCCTTTGCCTACTCCTACAATGTTGAGAAATTCTTGCTCTGTAACAGGCATGCGCGTAGCCATGTCTTCCAAAGAAGTCTCTTGAAATATTACATAAGGGGGTAATTTTTTCTGAATAGAGATTTCTTTTCGTAGTTTGAGCAGTTTATCGTAAAGTACCTCGTCGTAGGTTTTGAAGTCTTCTAATTCTATAGATTCTGCTTTTTCATGATGATAATCTCTATCTTTGGCTACGATTAAGCTGTGTGGGGCACGTAAAAAGTTATGCCCTTTTTCTTGCATGCGGATAAAGCCATACGTGTCAATGTCTTTTTTAACATAATCATAAACAAGTAGATGTCTAACTACTGCTTCCCAATCTTTTTCTGAAAGGTCAGAGCCTTTTTTATATACAGATAATTTATCATGTCCAAAGTCTTTAATGGCTTTGACTTCTGCTCCTGTAAGGATATGGATTAAATGACTAGCTGTACATTTTTCTTTGGTTTCTACGACGGCTTTAAGGAACAGTGTAGCATAGTTCTTTGCTTCAAAAGTAACTTTGGGATTTAGGCAGTTATCACACTTACCACTTTTTTTACAAAGGCTCTCATCATACTCTTCACCGAAATAATGGAGTAAAAATTTGCGTCTGCAAATAGAAGTTTCACAGTAAGCTGCTACTTCCATCAAGAGTTGTTTAGCGGTTTCGCGTTCACTTAGACTTTTGTCTTTCATGAACTTTTCTAGTTTAAGAATATCTTGATGATTGTAGAACATAATGCATCGCCCTTCTAATCCATCTCTGCCTGCGCGCCCTGTTTCTTGATAATATCCTTCTAAACTTTTAGGTACATCATAATGAATAACATAGCGTACATCGGGCTTATCTATTCCCATTCCAAAAGCAATGGTAGCAACAATAACATCTATATCGCCATTGAGAAATTTATCTTGGTTAGTTTCGCGCGTATGGCTATCTAAGCCTGCGTGATAAGGAAGGGCTTTTATACCATTGACATTGAGAATTTCTGCAATTTCTTCTACTTTTTTGCGACTTAAACAATAAACTATTCCTGCTTTACCTTTGTTTGCTTTGGCATACTTGATAATTTCCTTTACTGCGTCTACTTTGGGGCGTACTTCGTAGTACAAATTAGTTCTGTTAAAGCTAGATTTGAAAACTTGCGCATCTAGCATTTGCAGGTTTTTTTGAATATCTGCTTGGACCTTAGGGGTAGCAGTAGCAGTGAGTGCGATAATGGGTATATTCTCTCCTACTTGGTTAACTACCTGTTTAATTTTACGATACTCAGGGCGAAAATCATGCCCCCACTCGGAAATACAGTGGGCTTCATCCACAGCAAAAAATGAAATTTTAACTTGCTTTATAAAGTCAATAAAATCGGGTTTGACAAGAGTTTCGGGAGCTACATATAACAATTTTACTTGTTGTTTTTTTATTCGCTCACGTATAGCGTTAGCTTCTTTTTTAGTTAATGAACTATTGAGAAAGTAAGATTCTATGCCATGTGCATTGAGTTGGTCAACTTGATTTTTCATCAAGGCAATAAGTGGCGAAATGACCACTGCCATCCCCTCCATTAAAATAGCAGGTAACTGATAGCATATTGACTTGCCTGCCCCAGTAGGCATAATGACAAAAGTATCTTTTTTCTGCAAAATGTTTCGGATAATGCTTTCCTGATTACCACGAAAGGAGTTATGCCCAA
This sequence is a window from Bacteroidia bacterium. Protein-coding genes within it:
- the recQ gene encoding DNA helicase RecQ, with the translated sequence MKDILLETLKTYFGHNSFRGNQESIIRNILQKKDTFVIMPTGAGKSICYQLPAILMEGMAVVISPLIALMKNQVDQLNAHGIESYFLNSSLTKKEANAIRERIKKQQVKLLYVAPETLVKPDFIDFIKQVKISFFAVDEAHCISEWGHDFRPEYRKIKQVVNQVGENIPIIALTATATPKVQADIQKNLQMLDAQVFKSSFNRTNLYYEVRPKVDAVKEIIKYAKANKGKAGIVYCLSRKKVEEIAEILNVNGIKALPYHAGLDSHTRETNQDKFLNGDIDVIVATIAFGMGIDKPDVRYVIHYDVPKSLEGYYQETGRAGRDGLEGRCIMFYNHQDILKLEKFMKDKSLSERETAKQLLMEVAAYCETSICRRKFLLHYFGEEYDESLCKKSGKCDNCLNPKVTFEAKNYATLFLKAVVETKEKCTASHLIHILTGAEVKAIKDFGHDKLSVYKKGSDLSEKDWEAVVRHLLVYDYVKKDIDTYGFIRMQEKGHNFLRAPHSLIVAKDRDYHHEKAESIELEDFKTYDEVLYDKLLKLRKEISIQKKLPPYVIFQETSLEDMATRMPVTEQEFLNIVGVGKGKFEKFGRPFLELIKKYVKENAIEKDEEEIIIRTNPPTKTSNKLFIIQQIDRKIPLEDIARLKSLTYEEVLDDIEQIINSGTRLNLDYYIKEKVDQDKIQEIMDYFMKSQTDSIEEAQKHLADDIEEWEIKLVKMKFLSEMGN